A DNA window from Paramormyrops kingsleyae isolate MSU_618 chromosome 10, PKINGS_0.4, whole genome shotgun sequence contains the following coding sequences:
- the cdc42ep2 gene encoding cdc42 effector protein 2, with protein sequence MSAKAPIYLKRSSRKGKKERLRDILSSDMISPPLGDFRHTIHIGSGGEESDLFGDLSFLQGKFHLLPGQGQPGSECSEPFQFTRTTSVCSHPPPSENSPLLKNAISLPIIGGVQALTLPASAPAPAQPQPQTSSQAPPPKPPRLHLDDKAPLPTQDPSLPSASSSIAAPLASPTSWASVNQDNDLQDLDNPLEQPYLSHTSSLLSLHLDLGPSILDDVLQIMDKHRASSLNSSCVQGGLQELFT encoded by the coding sequence ATGTCCGCCAAGGCGCCTATCTACCTGAAGCGTAGCAGCCGCAAAGGGAAGAAGGAGAGGCTGAGGGACATCCTGTCCTCGGATATGATCAGCCCCCCGCTGGGGGATTTCCGCCACACCATCCACATCGGCAGCGGCGGCGAGGAGAGCGACTTGTTCGGCGACCTGTCCTTCCTGCAGGGTAAGTTCCACCTACTGCCCGGACAGGGCCAGCCTGGGAGCGAGTGCAGCGAGCCCTTTCAGTTCACACGCACCACCAGCGTGTGCAGCCATCCGCCACCCTCAGAGAACTCGCCCCTGCTCAAGAACGCCATCTCCCTGCCCATCATTGGCGGGGTGCAGGCCCTCACGCTGCCCGCCTCAGCCCCTGCTCCCgcccagccccagccccagACATCCTCCCAGGCACCACCTCCCAAACCGCCCAGGCTCCACCTAGATGACAAGGCTCCACTGCCTACCCAGGATCCCTCGCTGCCCTCTGCCTCGTCCTCCATAGCAGCCCCGCTCGCTTCACCCACCTCCTGGGCTTCAGTAAACCAAGACAACGACCTCCAAGACCTCGACAATCCCTTAGAACAGCCCTACTTATCCCACACCAGCTCCCTGCTCTCCCTCCACCTAGACCTGGGGCCCTCCATCCTGGACGACGTGCTCCAGATTATGGATAAGCACAGGGCGAGCAGCCTGAATAGTTCCTGTGTGCAGGGAGGACTGCAGGAGCTCTTCACTTGA
- the pola2 gene encoding DNA polymerase alpha subunit B codes for MEAVSVESLKEEFDLFGIAISDEAVLERMQEQCRCHGLQINEVAEEWIAYSTTRGRVNLTLDALEQFEHEALRKRTKRQSTSKKADPQNIIRDINSLHDLIKAEEEEESLLDSYSTPAKGSQKRALTTPEHPRSKRSAALMTSPRMLLSPASFSPSVTPSQKYSSRAARGEVVSTFGVVQGTRWTGQKRKEPLRVELLEGQENSLRSSYKFMFQNLRDIRTVLSDKVEELGEELKSHFSIEEFSSVSVPTQDTLTILGRVCCDSNGKLNAQSVQLEPGRERGGRPVPVDLSELKEYSLFPGQMLIMDAMNTAGNRLVPTRLYEGVPLPFYSVDEEKQDMSEECDPLMVMVACGPYTPSDSLSYDPLIDLISIIVRDQPDMCILFGPFVDSKHEQIEKFQLTETFEDLFSRCVKSILEGTRGLRCHFVFVPSQRDVHHLFVYPQPPFTLPGLSKEDMERVSLVSDPCTVLIEGVTFGLTSTDILFHMGAEEISSVSGSDRFTRILKHMLTQRSYYPLYPPAEEVNLDYEKFQYYSQFPLTPDVLVVPSELRYFVKDVIGCVCINPGRLTKGQVGGTYGRLLIKRCPPIADGKRQSPCLACQVVKI; via the exons ATGGAAGCGGTCAGTGTGGAGAGTCTCAAGGAGGAGTTCGACCTTTTCGGTATTGCAATTTCGGATGAAGCAGTACTGGAGCGAA TGCAAGAGCAGTGTCGCTGCCATGGACTGCAGATCAACGAGGTCGCCGAGGAGTGGATAGCGTACAGCACCACTAGGGGAAGAGTGAATCTCACCCTGGATGCGCTGGAGCAGTTTGAGCACGAG GCACTCAGAAAGAGAACAAAAAGGCAGAGCACGTCTAAGAAGGCAGATCCTCAGAACATAATCCGAGATATAAACTCACTTCATGATCT GATCAAAGctgaagaagaggaagagagtCTACTGGACTCGTACTCCACCCCAGCCAAG GGGTCTCAGAAACGCGCCCTGACGACTCCAGAGCATCCTCGTTCTAAGAGGAGTGCAGCACTAATGACCAGCCCCCGAATGCTCCTCTCACCCGCCAGTTTCTCTCCCAg TGTGACCCCCTCTCAGAAGTACAGCTCCCGTGCGGCTCGCGGAGAGGTGGTGTCCACATTCGGTGTGGTTCAGGGCACCCGCTGGACTGGGCAGAAGAGGAAGGAGCCGCTCCGGGTGGAGCTGCTGGAGGGACAGGAGAACTCGCTAAGGAGCAGCTACAAGTTCATGTTCCAGAACCTTCGAGACATCCGTACCG TCCTGAGTGACAAGGTTGAGGAACTAGGAGAAGAACTGAAGTCCCACTTCAGTATTGAGGAGTTCTCCTCTGTCTCAGTACCTACACAG GACACACTGACCATCCTGGGGCGGGTGTGCTGTGACAGCAACGGGAAGCTCAACGCCCAGTCCGTGCAGCTGGAGCCAGGGCGGGAGAGGGGAGGGCGGCCGGTGCCTGTGGACCTGTCCGAGCTCAAGGAGTACTCGCTGTTCCCAGGGCAG ATGCTCATCATGGATGCGATGAACACTGCAGGAAACCGACTGGTTCCCACCAGACTGTACGAG GGGGTGCCCCTGCCCTTCTATTCTGTGGATGAAGAGAAGCAGGACATGTCAGAAG AGTGTGACCCCTTGATGGTCATGGTCGCTTGCGGACCATACACACCCTCTGACAGCCTGAGCTACGACCCCCTGATTGACCTCATCAGCATCATTGTCCGGGACCAGCCGGACATGTGCATCCTG TTCGGCCCCTTTGTGGACTCTAAACATGAGCAGATCGAG AAATTCCAACTGACAGAGACATTTGAAGATTTATTCTCCAGATGTGTGAAGAGTATACTAGAGGGGACTAGAGG TTTGAGGTGCCATTTTGTGTTCGTGCCGTCCCAGAGAGACGTCCATCACCTGTTTGTTTACCCCCAGCCGCCTTTCACCTTGCCTGGTCTCAGCAAGGAGGACATGGAG CGCGTCTCCCTGGTGTCTGACCCCTGCACGGTGCTCATCGAGGGTGTGACCTTCGGCCTCACATCCACGGACATTCTCTTCCACATGGGGGCCGAGGAGATCAGCAG CGTGTCCGGCTCCGACCGCTTCACACGCATCCTAAAGCACATGCTGACCCAAAGAAG CTATTACCCCTTGTACCCTCCGGCAGAGGAGGTCAACCTGGACTATGAGAAGTTCCAGTATTACAGCCAGTTTCCCCTCACGCCTGATGTGTTGGTTGTACCCTCTGAGTTGCGCTACTTTGTCAAG GATGTgattggctgtgtgtgtatcaATCCCGGCCGGCTGACTAAGGGGCAGGTGGGCGGGACTTATGGAAGGCTGCTTATAAAACGCTGTCCTCCGATCGCTGATGGGAAGAGGCAGAGTCCATGTTTGGCCTGTCAGGTGGTGAAGATCTGA